A single genomic interval of Helianthus annuus cultivar XRQ/B chromosome 13, HanXRQr2.0-SUNRISE, whole genome shotgun sequence harbors:
- the LOC110901125 gene encoding uncharacterized protein LOC110901125, translating to MEGSKKGEGKKKMVGSGSKSKPQDKRGSGGSSVPFNPQLGFASHTQPPFYFNQPMHQPFGYDTQPTQNWMQYGPRMTQAGYYDYSQDAQNAFDPFAFQNPMSQTPTEDEEDDADEEFVPETQEHELHDIDEDVADDEDVADEPEKKAKAKRENWSPRQEEALAKAFVHCTLNKRKGNQQKKDSFWKKVLNHFNETVGGSNRTHHQVRSKWVTMQTKINTFNGLYHQADRLRPSGSDDAYVMKQALKDYKSKENIDFAHVAAWEVVRTSEKWSPVPLLNEETSGSGQKRKSSDSGNYARGSPNVEISSGFTIPDINEDPSPPPPRRQTRKEKKDKGPSSKNEDPRDITSKFEEYKAMKKEIMEIKRAREEKYMTLADEQREALRQSMYEKDFEWYNRPTDDLNPAMLEVALARKREIAKKYGWPCDF from the exons ATGGAAGGCTCAAAGAAGGGTGAAGGCAAGAAGAAAATGGTAGGATCCGGTTCAAAGTCGAAGCCTCAAGATAAACGTGGTTCGGGTGGTAGTAGTGTCCCGTTTAATCCGCAACTTGGGTTTGCGAGTCACACCCAACCTCCATTTTATTTTAACCAACCCATGCATCAACCTTTCGGTTATGATACCCAACCCACCCAAAATTGGATGCAATACGGTCCGAGGATGACTCAAGCCGGTTATTATGATTACTCCCAAGACGCGCAaaatgcttttgacccgtttgcttttCAAAACCCAATGTCACAAACACCAACCGAAGACGAAGAAGATGATGCCGATGAGGAGTTCGTGCCGGAAACACAAGAACATGAGTTACATGATATTGATGAAGATGTTGCGGATGATGAAGATGTTGCGGATGAACCGGAAAAAAAAGCAAAGGCCAAACGGGAAAATTGGTCGCCTAgacaagaagaggcgttggcaaaGGCTTTTGTTCATTGCACTTTGAATAAAAGAAAAGGCAATCAACAAAAGAAGGATAGCTTTTGGAAGAAAGTTCTAAACCACTTTAACGAAACGGTCGGCGGAAGTAATCGAACCCACCACCAAGTTCGATCAAAATGGGTGACGATGCAAACAAAAATTAACACATTCAACGGTCTATATCATCAAGCG GATCGTTTACGTCCTAGCGGGAGTGACGACGCATATGTAATGAAACAAGCGTTAAAGGATTACAAAAGCAAAGAAAATATTGACTTCGCTCATGTTGCGGCTTGGGAGGTTGTTAGAACTAGTGAAAAGTGGTCGCCGGTACCTTTGTTGAATGAAGAAACCTCCGGTTCGGGTCAAAAAAGAAAGTCTTCGGATTCGGGAAATTATGCCCGAGGATCACCGAATGTCGAAATCTCAAGCGGTTTCACTATTCCCGACATAAACGAGGatccttcaccaccaccaccaagacGACAAACGAGAAAGGAGAAAAAGGACAAAGGGCCGTCTTCAAAAAACGAAGATCCAAGAGATATAACAAGCAAATTCGAAGAGTACAAGGCCATGAAAAAAGAGATAATGGAAATTAAACGTGCACGAGAAGAAAAATATATGACCTTGGCCGATGAGCAACGAGAGGCGTTGCGACAATCAATGTACGAGAAGGACTTCGAGTGGTATAATCGGCCTACCGACGACCTTAACCCGGCGATGTTGGAAGTCGCACTCGCTAGAAAACGGGAGATCGCAAAAAAATATGGATGGCCTtgtgatttttag
- the LOC110901126 gene encoding protein CNGC15b — protein sequence MNNSKRYVRFDADVESAELDTSSLKNDDSKLVKKLSRVFSEDYAKTNQTVLDPRGAAINQWNYLFLIAALISLAVDPLFFYLPVTKEGMCLDEDVNLKITLTVIRTIVDILYAVKIFVRFRTAYVAPSSRLFGRGELILDSSSISERYLRGEFWLDFLATLPIPQVMSWFHIVDKSEMISTKTSVLYFVILQFVLRLYLTFRLGSRISKQAGLVANVAWVGAAYNLVLFMLAAHVIGAMWYLLAIERQGICWVEMCDKETECDHWYFACVNVNLPRREAWFSTSNVSSTCADPDNYPYGLVEDAVRYSIASANFFKKYSYCLWWGLRGLSSAGQELQASPFIAETHFCILIGITGLVLFALLIGNMQQYLESRTKRLEEYRVKRMDTEQWMHHRHLPHELRERVRKHDLYKWITTRGVDEEEILRALPLDLRRDIKRYVCAELVRRVPLFDQMDERTVDAICERLRPVISTAGTCLVREGDPTNEMLFIMRGHLDSYTTGGGRSGFLNQCEIGPGDFCGEELLTWALDPRPSVIIPSSTRTVTAISEVEAFALTSEDLRFVATQFRKLHNKKLRHTFRVHSHQWRTWAACFIQAAWKRYKRRKEAGLIRANTHTTKNKSTRKELGLSILATSLRRGQGYDDGDDIIRSPIPPKPKDPEFLDDDDNT from the exons ATGAACAATTCTAAACGATACGTCAG ATTTGATGCTGACGTGGAATCCGCTGAACTCGATACTTCATCATTAAAGAACGACGACTCTAAACTCGTGAAAAAGCTTTCGCGAGTGTTCTCAGAGGATTACGCGAAAACCAACCAAACTGTTCTTGATCCGCGAGGTGCAGCCATAAATCAATGGAACTATTTGTTTCTAATCGCAGCTCTGATCTCACTCGCAGTAGACCCGCTTTTCTTCTACTTGCCTGTGACCAAAGAGGGCATGTGTCTTGATGAGGACGTTAACCTCAAGATCACACTAACTGTCATCCGTACGATCGTCGATATCCTTTATGCGGTCAAGATTTTTGTTCGGTTCCGTACGGCTTATGTCGCACCTTCTTCCCGTTTGTTTGGAAGAGGAGAGTTGATTCTAGATTCTTCTAGTATTTCCGAGCGGTATCTGAGGGGTGAATTCTGGCTCGATTTCTTGGCCACGCTTCCGATTCCGCAAGTGATGTCATGGTTCCACATTGTCGATAAGTCGGAAATGATAAGTACTAAAACGAGCGTGTTATACTTCGTAATATTACAGTTCGTCTTGCGGCTTTATCTCACGTTTAGACTCGGGTCCCGTATATCAAAACAAGCCGGTCTAGTGGCTAATGTCGCGTGGGTCGGAGCTGCTTACAATCTAGTCCTGTTTATGTTGGCTGCTCATGTGATTGGAGCGATGTGGTATCTTTTAGCGATCGAGAGGCAAGGGATATGTTGGGTGGAAATGTGCGACAAAGAAACCGAATGCGATCATTGGTATTTTGCTTGTGTTAATGTAAATCTTCCTAGACGCGAAGCATGGTTTTCGACCAGTAATGTCTCAAGTACATGTGCTGATCCCGATAACTACCCGTACGGGCTTGTTGAAGATGCAGTTCGATACAGTATCGCGTCTGCTAATTTCTTTAAAAAGTACTCTTACTGTCTTTGGTGGGGCCTGAGAGGCTTAAG TTCAGCAGGCCAAGAACTTCAAGCGAGTCCGTTTATAGCGGAAACGCACTTTTGCATACTCATCGGGATTACTGGATTGGTGCTCTTTGCTTTGCTCATTGGCAATATGCAA CAATATCTCGAGTCAAGAACTAAGCGACTGGAGGAGTATCGAGTGAAACGGATGGATACCGAGCAATGGATGCACCACAGACATCTGCCGCATGAATTGAGGGAACGTGTACGCAAACACGATCTGTACAAATGGATCACAACCCGAGGAGTCGATGAAGAAGAAATTCTTCGAGCGCTTCCACTTGATCTTAGAAGGGACATCAAGCGTTATGTATGCGCCGAGCTCGTTAGAAGG GTTCCATTATTCGATCAAATGGATGAACGCACCGTGGATGCAATATGCGAAAGACTAAGACCCGTGATCTCAACAGCCGGAACTTGTCTAGTACGAGAAGGTGACCCCACTAATGAAATGTTGTTTATCATGCGCGGACACCTAGATTCCTACACTACTGGTGGGGGCCGATCTGGGTTCTTGAACCAGTGTGAGATCGGCCCAGGAGACTTTTGTGGTGAGGAGTTGTTGACGTGGGCACTGGACCCACGGCCAAGTGTCATTATTCCATCATCCACACGTACAGTCACTGCCATTTCTGAGGTGGAAGCTTTTGCTCTCACCTCAGAAGATTTAAGATTTGTAGCCACACAATTTCGTAAGCTTCACAACAAGAAACTTAGACACACGTTCAGGGTGCACTCGCACCAATGGCGAACGTGGGCTGCTTGTTTCATACAAGCAGCGTGGAAGCGGTACAAAAGGCGAAAAGAGGCCGGACTTATTAGGGCTAACACTCATACCACCAAGAACAAGTCAACTAGAAAGGAACTCGGTTTATCAATATTGGCAACGAGTTTAAGAAGAGGGCAAGGATATGATGATGGTGACGATATCATTCGGAGCCCCATACCTCCAAAACCGAAGGATCCCGAGTtccttgatgatgatgataataccTAA